A region of the Candidatus Giovannonibacteria bacterium genome:
ATAAACAAGGCCGAAAAGGAAGAACTTAGCGCGGTTTAGCATAGGTTTATTATACATATTTTTAAGGGAAAACCACATGGATGTGGTTTAGCTGTTTAAGCTGGGCTTCCGTAAACGGAGTGCCCCCGTTGCTTATCAAACAACTGGTTTTGCTTGAACGCAAATCTCCATTCTGGCTTTCGCATATTGCCTCTCTGGATAAAAAACTTGCTCTGCGGCGCAGCGCGGTAAGCGCCGGGATTTCAACCGCGCCGGAACAAGACGGTTTAATGTCAACTACCGGCTTGCCTATGCCATGGGTTTGGTGCAGCGCGCCTTCGCCTTCCGTGCCTCCGCTTATGCAAAATCCTCCGGACGTCGCCAGCGCTTTAAGCCCCGCGGCCGCGCCCAGCGGCAGGCCTTTAAGGTCTGTGCAGTTCGTGGTTTGGCCCGCCGTGCACGGGCTTTTATTAATTTCTATGCCGGTATTTTGGAAATACGCCCTTGCCGCTTCTTCTGTTTGGAATGTCCCCGCCGGAGGAGTAATGGGTGGCGGAGGCGCGATTGGAGAAGGAGTCACAATCGGCGCAGGGCAGGCGTTAATTGACTCCCAAGACCACGTTAGCTTGCCTTGCCCCAATGTGTTTATTATTGTGTTCACTATAAGCCACGCTCCGAAAGCGATGAAAATTCCTATAACGCTGGATGTAAGTATATTTTTGCCTTTTTCAATCTGCGCCGGCTTGCCGGAGCTGGTCAGCCACACAATTCCCCCGATTAAAAGCGCGAGCGCCAAAATCGGAAGCGCAAGCCCTTTGAGCAGAAAATCAACTATGTTGCCGGCCAAATACCAGAGATAGCACGGGTCGCACGCCGGATAATTCCCGTATCCGCAAGGAACAAGTCCCGCAATTAAAATTTTATTTTTCGTAATCATATCTCTCCCAACCGGCTTTTGGCTTTTTCCAGGGCGTCGCGCAGGGTCGTAGAGCGGCCAGTGGCGGCGTCCTCTATTAATTCTCTAAAAATAGCGTCGGTTCTCAAGGGATCGGGGTTTGGCCAGATTTGCAGCGCCAAAACGGATTCGGCGAAAGCCGACTTTGCGGACTCTCCCAGATAGTTCGGCAAAATGTCGCGGCGGAGCGACACGTTCGCCGCTTTGTCGGCGTAAGCCGCTGAATTTTCCTGCTCGCTTAAAAATTTTATAAATTCCCAGGATTGCCTCTGATTCCGCGAGGCCTTGGGCACGGCAAGCGCGAAAATCTCGCCGGCGGTTATGTTTTTGGGGGCGTCGGCAAGCTGCGGCAGGGGGCTTACTCCGAAAGACAGATGCGGATTTTTGTTTGTTATCTCAACGTACTCCGATATCCGCCCAAGATACATCGCCAACTTGCCCGCTATAAAAAACTCCTCCGCCTCCGGCAGGGCGCCTGACCATCCTTGAGCGGTTTTTCTCGGGTTTGCGAAGTCCGTCATAAACCTTAAGGACGATTCCGCCGGCCGGAGAGTCGTCTGCCCGACGTTTAAGGGATTGTTTAAGACAACCTCGCCGGAATTATTTATTATTTTCTCGCCGGATTGGAGAAATAAAGCCGTCAGAACCAAGGGAGCGTTTTTGATGTTTGTCCCCCTCCCCAAAGCCGCGCCGGAGATAAGGATATTTCCGGAAGAATCCTTTTTTGTAAGCTTCGCCGCGTCGTCAAGAAATTCGTCCCAAGTTTTTGGCGGGAGCGTGAGCAGGTTTTTTGAAAAAATGTCTTTGTTCCAGTAAAGCACCGCTGCGTCGGCGTAAAACGGCGCGCCGAGAACCTCTTTTTTATCTCCCAGAAAAACAGCGCCCGCGTCAACATAGTTCTGCCGGATTTCCCTTTCCGTAAAGAGAATCGGAGGGGCGGAGGCGAGCTTGTCTTTGTGTTTTTTAAGATAGCCGGCCGGGAAAACTATAACGTCGGGCGAGTTCCCGCTGGCCAGCGCGTTTAAAAGGTCGTTTTCAAAATTTTCCGTGGTAACCCTTTTGTAGCGCACTTCAAAATTCGGCCTGCTCTCTGAAAATTTTAAAATAAGGTCGCGCATCAAGGCCTCGTCGCCGAACCCCCACATAACCAAGTTTGCCGCAGTTCCCTCGTCCATGCGCAGGCCCGGCATTGCGCCGGTAAACACCAGAACGACAACGACCGCCAGTATCACCGCCCCGCCGATTATCGCTATCTGCAGTTTATCCATTATTATTTATTGAAAATTAAGCCGTAATGGTGCGACCCGGCTGCGAATTCCTTGAAAAATTGGAAGCCGGCGCCCTCCATATTTTTTTTGGCCTCCTCGCGGCTGATTCTGTGCTCAAGCGGAGGAACGGCTCCGGAGGCGCTGTCTTCCCATTCCACAACCATCGCGCTCCCGCCTTTTTTTAAAATTCTGTATGCCTCTTTTGCCACCGCGTTTTTGTCTTCCGCCTGAAAAAGTATGTTCGCGATAAGGACTTTGTCCGCGCTTTCGTCGCGCAAGCCGGAGCCCTGCGGGAGCTCCAAATCGGCGCGTTGCGGCTCTATGTTGAAGAGGTGGAAAAGTTTTATTTTGGCGCGCGTGGCCTCCAGCGCTTCCGGGCGGATATCCAGCGCGTAGACTTTCCCCTGCGGGCCGACTCTTTGCCCCAAGGGCAATGAAAAAAATCCCGCCCCGCAGCCAAAATCGGCGACTTTGTCGCCCGGGCGGATATCCCAAACCCCCAAAACTTCTTCGGGCTTCATAAACCCATTTGGCATGAGTTTATTTTAACAAAAAAACAAACCTTTAAGCATACTTGACAATATTGTAAAAAGGAGTATAATTGGACAAGATTAAAGTATTGGCAGTTTCGCATGTGCTTACGCGGACACTTAGCGAAAATGCCCCCTACAACCTCGGGCAGAGGGAAGTTCCCCGCAGACAGCGGAGGAAAGGAGGATTTAAAAATGAAGTATGGCGAATTGACTCTGGGACAGGTGGAAGCCATCGTCAACAAGATTGGCGGGGTGGACGGCGTCAGGCGCCTACTGGCAGGAGAGCTATCGGTAAGGGCCACAGAGGAGTCAAAACTTCTGGAGCTCCTTGGTACCGTGACCATCCCCGCAAGAGCCGAAAGGTTTGTCGTGGCCGAGAAATTCGTGGTGGACACGAGCGAGAACGCCAAAGTGAAAATCTCCTATCTTGGAGAGAACCTCAAGGCCTTGTTTCTCGGCAAAACTGAGAATCCGATGGGTGAGAGCTCACTTTGCTACCACAAGCTTTGCAGGTACTCGCGGGACATTCCTATCATCAGCGAGCTCGGCGAGGAGAAAGCCGAGACCACGCTTGCCGAAATCTACGTTCTCTTGGAGCGGCAGAGAAACGGCAAGAAAGGGGTTCTCCTTACGAATGGAGCCGCGAACATTTTCTATGTTCGCAACATTCATGGAGACCTCTGCGCGGTCCTTGCGCTCTGCCGTGAGGACGGCTGGCTCGTGAACGCGTACTCCGTTGGGTCTCCGCGCGTGTGGAACGTTGGCATCCTCGTCTTTTCCCGCAACTGATACTTTTTATTCCTTTGACCCCTCCGTTTTAGAGCCAAGTGTTTGCAAGCGCTTGGCTCTTTCTTTTTATCTTGATATTATTACGGATGAACTTTGCTGGCATCTCCGGCCAAGGCTTGAGGTGGCAAAATTCCGGTAGGAATTTTTTATTCCGCAAAGCGCGCGCGAGTGTTGCTTTTCCGATTTTGAATTCTTTATATCCTTTTTGAATTTGTTTTTGTAGAGAAGCATTATTTAGTTCAAGAAAATCTTCCATATCTTCAAAATCCACGATACCAGCTATTGGTTTGCCTTGTTTTTCCACCACCACAAAATCGCCGCTTCGTAATTTACCAACGATGCCGGGCAATTTTTCTTTTGCTTCTTGGATTGAAAGTGTTTTGACCATGCTTTTAGTATAGCGTTAAAAACAACACAGTCAAACCTATTTCCTCTGCCTGCGGATGAAGGCGGGGATGGAGTCCCAGTCGGAGTCCTCTTCGGACGCTTGGGGAATCACTTTTTTTGCTCCGTTTTGGGAGGATGTCTGTTGGGCGATTTTAGGCGCGGCCTGCTGGGTTACTTTCATCGGCCCGAAAAGCGTCGCCGATTTGCCGACATGGTCGTCCGGGAAGCCGGAGGCGATGACCGTTATTTTTATGTCTCCTTTTTTAAGCCGTTCGTCCTGAATCGCGCCGAAAATCACTTTGGCGTCTTGGTCTATTGAAGAGGTGATAATTTTCGCGGCCTCGTTTATCTCCCACATTGTAAGGTCCGGCCCGCCGGAGACGGCGAAAAGCACTCCGCGCGCGCCGTTTATGGAAATATCCAAAAGAGGGGAGCTGACCGCCGCCCGGGCGGCTTCTTCGGCGCGCGCTTCGCCGCGCCCCAAGCCGATGCCCATGAGCGCGCTTCCTGCGTTTTGCATGACGGCGCGGACGTCGGCGAAATCAACGTTGATTACTCCCGGGACGGTTATGAGGTCGGAGATGCCTTCAACCGCGTGGCGTAAAACTTCGTCGCACATGGCGAAAGCGGAAAGAAACGGAGTGCTCTTGGCGACAATAGAAAGCAGTTTGTCGTTTGGAATTACAATCAGCGCGTCCACCGCTTCGCGGAGCTTGATTAGCCCTCCTTCGGCAATGCGAGAGCGCTCCAGCCCCTCAAAAGCGAAGGGCTTGGTGACGACTCCGATAGCCAGCGCGCCATCTGCTTTGGCGGCTTGGGCGACTATCGGCGCCGCGCCTGTGCCCGTCCCTCCGCCCATCCCGCAGGTTATAAAAACCATGTCCGCGCCCTTGAGCGCCTCGTGGATTTCGTCTTTTGTTTCTTCAGCGGCCTGCCTGCCAAGCTCCGCGTTCATTCCTGTGCCAAGCCCTTTGGTTATTTCTTTGCCTATCCTGATTTTTTTATGCGCCAAGCTTTGGTGCAGGTCCTGCGCGTCTGTATTTACGGCAATAAATTCCACACCGCGCACTTTGGAGCGTATCATGTGGTTCACGGCGTTTCTGCCGGAGCCGCCAACGCCTACGACTTTAATTCTGGCAAAAGATTCAATATCTGGTTTAATATGCGGCATGAATTTTTGGTTTAATAAAACAACTCTATCTTAGCGACGGAGCAAAAATGCGCAAGGTTGACCCCCACACCAAAACGTGTTGGTGTGGGGGTTGACGCAACTACGGTAAAAAGGCGCGGAGCCAGTGGAAGAGCGAACCCGAGCGGCCGCGGAAAAATGGCGAGGTGCTGGAATTTTGGTCCAAAGCCGTAAGCGCGGCGCCGACAGCGACCGACCAGGCCGGATTTTTAACTTTTTCTTTGAACCCCCCCAAATTTTCCGGCTCGGCGACTCTGGCGTGGAGCTTAAGCCGCTCCCTCGCTAAAATTTCTATGCCCGGCAAGTTCGCGCCTCCGCCCACGAGCGCCACGCCGGAAGCCAAAAGCCCGGCGCGCTCGTATTTTTTTAAATGTTTTTCCGCGAGCTCAAAAATATCGTCCAGCCGCGCTTCTATTATTTCAGAAAGCTTTTTTTTGGAGTAAGCTCCGTAAACTAAATCCTCTCCGCCGCGCGAAGTTTTTTTGGGCGGCGCGCTTTCTTGGCGCAGAGAACCGTAATTTATTTTTAACTTCTCCGCTTCTTCAAGCGTGGTGCGGAATCCCGTCGCGATGTCGTGGGTAATATTGGCCGACCCGAAAGGAAGAACCTCCAGCGAATAAGGGAGCCCTTCTTCAAATAAAATGATTGAGGTGGTGTTTGAGCCGATGTCCATTAGCATCACACCGACCTCTTTTTCCCGCTCGCTCAAAACCGCTTTCGCCGCCGCCAAGGGGCTCGCGATGACCTCTTCTATATTCACATCCGCCTCATCAAAGGCCTTTATGGCGTTTTTTAGGGCTTGTGAAAAAGCGGTAACGAACAAAACTTCCGCTTCCAGCCGGATTCCCAACAGCCCCACCGGGTCGCGCGCCACAATTTCGTTATCCACGCGGTAGATGACCGGGAATTTATGCAGGACTTCCTTATTTTGCAACCTGCTTAAATTGGTTTCGCTCGCCTGCACTGCTCTGGAGGCGTCTTCTTTGGTAATCTCGCCGTCGGCGCGCGATACCGCGACCAGCCCTTTTGATTTTTGAAAAGCAAGCCCGGCGCCGCCGATGCCGATGTGCGCGCCGCGGCTTTTTATGCCGGTTGATTTCTCCAGCGCCCTCACGGCTTCTTTAACCGCCCGCCCTGCTTCCTCCGGCTCGGTGATTGTCCCTTTTCTGATTCCTTTTCCGAGCGCCGCGCCGACGCCGACTACCCGCGCCGCGCTTTCTCCGGGGACGGTCTCAATGGCGACCGCCTTGACCGAATCCGTGCCCAAATCTATTCCGATTGCTCCCGATTGGCGCATTATTTTAAGTTAAGTATGTTTAATGTTTTTAATTCTTTCCTCCTCATTATTTTGTATCCTTTCTCTGTCTTGTGGTTAAAACCCAAGAGATGGAGCGCGCCGTGCGTAAAGAGGCGCGGCAGATTACTTTTCTTAAAATTTAAAAAAATTTCCCCCTTGTTTTTCTCCAGCAAAAACGAAAGCACGTCCGCGGTTTTATTTTTGTTTCTGTAAATCCTGTTTAGCCGCCGCATAAAGGGGGGAGGGGCGAAGACGACGCTTAATTCAAAATTTCTGCGCGCGGAGAATATTTTATTGTAAAGCCGTTTCAGAATTTTCGTGTCCTTGTGGGGTTTGGTAAGGTTTTTAAACTCAATCATGCCGGCTTATTGAGCTCTCTCTTGAGCGTTTCGGAGATTCTGTCGCCCGAGGCTTTGTTTTTGAGCGTGGGCATAATTATTTTCATAACCTTTCCGAAATCCGTTTCGGACGCGGCTCCTGCCTCCCGTATGCCCGCAAGGACAACCCGCAAAAGCTCATCATCCGGAAGCTCCGGCGGCAGGTATCCTTGGAGTATCTTAAGCTCAACTTCCTCTTTTTTTGCCAAATCCTCCCTGCCGCCCTTTTTGTATTCGGCAATGGAATCTTTCCTTTTTTTGGCTTCGGATGAGATTACGCCCAGCACCTCGTCGTCGGAAAGGCCGATGTCTTTTTTTCTCAACTCAATTTCTTTGCCGGTTATGGCGGCCGCCAGCATGCGCAAAGCGGAAAGGCGCGCCGCATCCCCGCCCTTTAGAGCGCTCTTTTGGTCCTCCGCGATTTTACTTTTTAAATTTTCCGCCATCTCTTGTTTTATTTTATACAAATTACTGCACTTTGCCCAGCTTTCTTAAGCGGTGGATTTCTTTTTCCCATTGAATGCGGCGCAGGGCCTCGCGTTTTTTTTGGTAACTTGACTTAGGCGAGGCGTAGTACCTGCCGGCGCGGGCGCGCGCCAAAAATTTGCTTTGCTGGATTATTTTCGCAAAGCGCCGAAGCATGCTTCCTGCCGATTCATTTTCTCTTTTTCTTACTTCAACCATAATTTTATTTCCAGCCGCCTAAAATATGCAGATGCACGTGGTCTATTACCTGCCCGCCTTCGCGGCCGACGTTAAAGACCAGTTTGTAGCCCGCAAGCCCGAGCTTCTCCGCGCCCTCTTTAGCGATGTGTATTAAGTGTCCTATTAAGACCTCGTTTTCATGTCCCACTTCTTTAATAGAAGGGATATGTTTTTTGGAAACGACTAAATAGTGAATTGGCGCCGAAGGGTGAATGTCCCTGATGATAACAGCGTCCGGAGTTTCCTGCAACACCTCCGCCGGGATTTCCTTTTTTACGATTTTACAAAATATGCAGTCATTCATACTTTGTTTTTCAAGCGTTTATAAATTTTATCGCGGCGGTCAGCGGCTAGGAGCTGGACAACATGGTCAGAGCGGAATTTAAACCCTACTCGATAATCGCGTATAATCCGAAAAGAAAATAAACCTTGAAGCGGCGGGCTTAAGGGCTTAGTATGAAGCTGCGCATCAAATGGGTCGTTTTCAATAATCTCTAAAAGTTCTGCAAGCTTATCTTGGCATTCCATTGGTAGTTTGCGAATATCTTTAAGAAAATCTTTATCATAAACAACCTCACTTTTTTGATCGGACATGATTTAAGAAAGATACCCCGTCCGTAAACCGATAAAGGGGGGCTTGGTTTTGCGAACGGCCAAGCATTTTTTTTACGAAAGCGTCTTTATACTCGCCTTCAAGGTCTTTCAATGGAGCAAAAAGAAATTGCTTCATTTGCCGCAGATCACTTTTTAATTCTTTGATATCTCCATCAAGTTTTTTAACAAGAGTTAAAGTAGTCATATTGCATATAGTCTAGCAAATATTAATTATTAATGCAAATGGAGTGTCCACATCTATTTAAAAGCGGGATTATTGAGCGAGTGAATATCCACGCGCTTTATTTTTTCTTGAGTTTAGCTTTTATTTTTTCAATCAATTTGGTCTGCAGTACCGATTCTTGGATGCCTTCCTCCATGTCGCGGATGAGGATTGAGCCGTCCATGGCTTCTTTTTGGCCCAAAATCAAAGCGAGTTTGGCGCCGATTTTGGAGGCGATGTTGAGCTGGGTTTTTAAATTGTCGCGCGAAATGGATTCTCCCGCTTTGATTCCCGCCGCGCGGAGCTCTTCCATAAGATTGAAGCTCCGCTTCTTGGCCGCGGGGCCGATGTGTATCAAAAAAACTTTCGCTTCCTGGTGTGGCGCCGGGGCGATTTCCAGCCGCTTCATTTCGTGGATAATCCTTTCCATGCCCAAACTCATTCCGACTGCGGGCAGGGGTCTTTCTCCCAAAATTGATGCGAGGTCGTCGTATCTTCCGCCTCCGACCAGAGCCGTAGCGGCCGCTCCGGCCGCCGCTTCCGGGCCATCTTGTTTTTTCCCTTCTTCCAGAAAAATTTCAAACACCGTCCGCCCATAATAATCAAACCCTCTGACCAGAAAGTTGTCCAAAAGGTAGGGGATTTGCCCTTCGTCCAGAAATTCCAAAACGGATTTGAAATGCGTTTTGCACGTTTCGCAAAGGCGCTCAATCATCTGCGGGGCCTGGGCTTTTAGCTCCGCGCATTCTTTTTCTTTGCAGTCCAAAATGCGCAGCGGATTGTCTTTGAGCCGGCGCTTGCAGTCCTTGCAAAGATAGTTGAATTTTTTTCGGTAGTAATTTGTAAGCTCTTTTTTGTAAGCAGGGCGGCAGTTTTTATCCCCTATGCTGTTTATGTGAACTAAAAGGTCATTTTTCCAGCCAGAAGCTGGTCCCTGCCCGTCCGGCAGGCGGGCGTCTTTGGCGGAAAATCCGATTTCGCGGAGAATAAGATAGGCGATTTTAATGGTAAGCGCGTCCAAAACGGCGTCGTCGCTGCCCAGAATTTCCGCGCCGAACTGGCGGAATTCGCGGAATCGCCCGCGCTGCGGCTTTTCGTGCCTGAAAAAAGCGCCTTCATAATAAAGCTTCACGGGCTGCGGCCAAGAGCCCATTCCGTTTTCAAAATACGCGCGCACGATTCCAGCCGTTCCCTCCGGCCGGAGCGCCAAAAAATCGCCGCCTTTGGTGCGAAACGTATACATTTCTTTCTCCACGACGTCGCTGGTTTCCCCCAACGGCCTCAAAAAAAGCCCGGCTTGCTCCAGGTGAGGGGTCTTAATCGGCAAAAATCCGTAAAACTCGGCGATCTCGCGGGCCCTTTCCAGAATCATCTCCATGTATCTGATGTCTCCGTGAAGGATGTCGTGCATTCCTTTCGGCGAGCGGATGATTTCTCTTTTTGATTTTTTCGGCATATTAATTTTGGTCGGTTACAAATCCGGCCTTGGCTATCGGCCAAAGGCGCAAAAGCGCGCGCCCCATTATTTTATTTTTCGGCAGTGCGCCCCACAATCTGGAATCGGAGCTGTGGGGACGATTGTCGCCCAAGACGAAATATTCGCCTTCATCAAGTATTATTTTAATGTCAGGAGCGGTTTTAAGCGAATTCTCAAGATACGGCTCTTCAAAGGCGGCGCCGTTTACGGATATTTTTCCATTTTCTATTTCAACCGTTTCTTTCGGCAGGCCGACGATTCTTTTTATGAAAAATTCCGAAGGGTTCAAAGGATACCTGAACACTACAACCTCTCCGCGCTCGGGCGGGCGGAATTCGTACGTAAGCTCGTCTATTATCAGATATTCGCCGTTGTGAAAATTCGGCTCCATGGAAGCCCCGGAAACTATGAACGGCTGGGCGATGTAGGTGCGCACCGGCAAAACTATGGCCAGGGAGACGACAATCACTTTTATAAATTCCCAAATTGCATTTTCTTTTCGTTCTTCCATAATATTCACATATGATACGCTTAATTTTGGGCTTAGGCAACCCGGGCGCGGAATACGAAAATACAAGGCATAACGCCGGCAGAATTGCCGCCCGGCATTTCGCCGAAAAACAGGATTATCCCGAATTTACGTACGATAAAAAATCTAACTCCCTTGTTTCCAAAAAAGGGCGGACAGCGGTTGCTTTGCCGGAGACATTTATGAATAAATCGGGAAGCGCGGCGGTGAAATTAATCCGGCCAAAAAAGGAGCTAAAAGAACTGGTTGTGATTCACGACGACTTGGATTTGCCGCTGGGGCGGTTTAAAATTTCTTACGGCAAAAGTTCCGGCGGGCACAAGGGGGTGGAATCAATCATGCGCGCGCTTAAAACGAAAAACTTCGTCCGTATCCGCATTGGCATTTCGCCAAAAAGAAAGCCGGCGCAAAAGGAAGTGATGAAATTCATAGTCGGAAAGTTCAAACCGGCGGAGTCGGAAATTTTTAAGAAAATAAACAAGCGCGTATCGGACGCGCTCGAGGTTATGGTGAACGGCTCGTTAGAAAGCGCTATGAGCCAATTTAACTAGTTAACTGCGAACTCTATTTTGGCGGAATCATGCTGGCTTACTATCAGGATGAAAGTTTTCCTCGCCAGGTTTCTCCCGCGGATTTCCGTGTGATTTCTGTTGTGCTTAACGGTCGGCCTCTTTGCCGAAATAAAAAATTCTCTCTGCCCGTTCTTCCTTAATAAGACGGTTTTATACATATTCCGCTCCTTTCCGTTATCGTCTACGAAATTCATAGCAATATATTGCAAATTAGTCAATTTCCGGCTATTATTTCTAATTTAACAAACTTGACCGATCGGCATAGTTTGTTAATAATACTATTATGGCATTTAAAAAAACGAGCGCAAATAAAAAACCCACTTTAACTTTCCTGATTTTAAAAACAATTTTTGATTTGGGTGCCATTACTGTAAACTCATTTTTCCCTGCAAAATACCCGCAAGCACGAATCTGGAGACAGCTTTTAGGCTTGGATAAATCTTACAAATTTTCCCGTCAATCATTCGCGGTCATTTTAAGCAGGCTTCAGAAACAAAAATTGATAGCGTGCCAAAATGGCAAGTGGAGCATTACCAGCTTAGGCAAGAAAATAATTGGAGAATCAAAATTTAGACAGAATTCCGAATTGCCTCCGGAAGATGGCAAGGCGCGGTTATTCATTTTTGATATTCCGGAACGAGAGCGCAAAAAGCGTTTATGGCTTCGCCTTGAGCTTATTTCTTGCGGTTACAAGCTTTTGCAAAAAAGCGTTTGGGTTGGCTACCGGCCGTTGCCGGAATATTTTTTGAGGGACTTGGAGGATTTTAATCTAAGATCTCATATTCATATTTTCAGCATTCATCACAGCGGCACTCTCCAAAAGGAGAATTCTTAAACTTAACAAACTTGACCGATCGGTAAGGTTTGTTAAGTCGTGACACAAATAAAAAAGCGCAGGGTTATTCAACCAATGCGCTATCGCAAAACTCGAGACGTCGGCTTATGCTCGGGTATGCGTATGGCACTCTCTTTATTTAAAGAAAGATAAAATAATGCCCATAATCATAATCACCAATGATGTCAGTATCCATTTGTTGTTAATTTTCACCGCCAACCTTACATTGGGATCCCGCATGTTAAATCCTTTTATTTCGTCATGATGAGGTGGGCGGAAAAGACTGAAAATAAGTATCCCGGCTAATCCCGCAAGGGCTAAAATAAGTCCAAAGTAGTGCATAAATCCTCCTTTTCTGCCAACAATCTTAGCAAAATTGTATTCCTTTGTCAATACATGCTAATATTCAACAACTGAAAGATAAGCTAGATAAATTGTTAATAGCAGCGGTTGCCCCCTCTCTTTTGGAAAAGGGGGTGGGTTGGTTTTCGGAAAATTTTTCTAAAATTGAAAAGTTCAGGCGCGAAAATCCGTTTTGGCGGAGGAATGTTTTGATTTTTGAAACAGGACAAAATATAAAACTTTCCGAATTTTTAAG
Encoded here:
- a CDS encoding extracellular solute-binding protein, producing the protein MDKLQIAIIGGAVILAVVVVLVFTGAMPGLRMDEGTAANLVMWGFGDEALMRDLILKFSESRPNFEVRYKRVTTENFENDLLNALASGNSPDVIVFPAGYLKKHKDKLASAPPILFTEREIRQNYVDAGAVFLGDKKEVLGAPFYADAAVLYWNKDIFSKNLLTLPPKTWDEFLDDAAKLTKKDSSGNILISGAALGRGTNIKNAPLVLTALFLQSGEKIINNSGEVVLNNPLNVGQTTLRPAESSLRFMTDFANPRKTAQGWSGALPEAEEFFIAGKLAMYLGRISEYVEITNKNPHLSFGVSPLPQLADAPKNITAGEIFALAVPKASRNQRQSWEFIKFLSEQENSAAYADKAANVSLRRDILPNYLGESAKSAFAESVLALQIWPNPDPLRTDAIFRELIEDAATGRSTTLRDALEKAKSRLGEI
- a CDS encoding class I SAM-dependent methyltransferase yields the protein MPNGFMKPEEVLGVWDIRPGDKVADFGCGAGFFSLPLGQRVGPQGKVYALDIRPEALEATRAKIKLFHLFNIEPQRADLELPQGSGLRDESADKVLIANILFQAEDKNAVAKEAYRILKKGGSAMVVEWEDSASGAVPPLEHRISREEAKKNMEGAGFQFFKEFAAGSHHYGLIFNK
- the ftsZ gene encoding cell division protein FtsZ — protein: MPHIKPDIESFARIKVVGVGGSGRNAVNHMIRSKVRGVEFIAVNTDAQDLHQSLAHKKIRIGKEITKGLGTGMNAELGRQAAEETKDEIHEALKGADMVFITCGMGGGTGTGAAPIVAQAAKADGALAIGVVTKPFAFEGLERSRIAEGGLIKLREAVDALIVIPNDKLLSIVAKSTPFLSAFAMCDEVLRHAVEGISDLITVPGVINVDFADVRAVMQNAGSALMGIGLGRGEARAEEAARAAVSSPLLDISINGARGVLFAVSGGPDLTMWEINEAAKIITSSIDQDAKVIFGAIQDERLKKGDIKITVIASGFPDDHVGKSATLFGPMKVTQQAAPKIAQQTSSQNGAKKVIPQASEEDSDWDSIPAFIRRQRK
- the ftsA gene encoding cell division protein FtsA, with the translated sequence MRQSGAIGIDLGTDSVKAVAIETVPGESAARVVGVGAALGKGIRKGTITEPEEAGRAVKEAVRALEKSTGIKSRGAHIGIGGAGLAFQKSKGLVAVSRADGEITKEDASRAVQASETNLSRLQNKEVLHKFPVIYRVDNEIVARDPVGLLGIRLEAEVLFVTAFSQALKNAIKAFDEADVNIEEVIASPLAAAKAVLSEREKEVGVMLMDIGSNTTSIILFEEGLPYSLEVLPFGSANITHDIATGFRTTLEEAEKLKINYGSLRQESAPPKKTSRGGEDLVYGAYSKKKLSEIIEARLDDIFELAEKHLKKYERAGLLASGVALVGGGANLPGIEILARERLKLHARVAEPENLGGFKEKVKNPAWSVAVGAALTALDQNSSTSPFFRGRSGSLFHWLRAFLP
- a CDS encoding rRNA maturation RNAse YbeY, which encodes MIEFKNLTKPHKDTKILKRLYNKIFSARRNFELSVVFAPPPFMRRLNRIYRNKNKTADVLSFLLEKNKGEIFLNFKKSNLPRLFTHGALHLLGFNHKTEKGYKIMRRKELKTLNILNLK
- a CDS encoding GatB/YqeY domain-containing protein, producing MAENLKSKIAEDQKSALKGGDAARLSALRMLAAAITGKEIELRKKDIGLSDDEVLGVISSEAKKRKDSIAEYKKGGREDLAKKEEVELKILQGYLPPELPDDELLRVVLAGIREAGAASETDFGKVMKIIMPTLKNKASGDRISETLKRELNKPA
- a CDS encoding 30S ribosomal protein S21 is translated as MVEVRKRENESAGSMLRRFAKIIQQSKFLARARAGRYYASPKSSYQKKREALRRIQWEKEIHRLRKLGKVQ
- a CDS encoding HIT domain-containing protein; the protein is MNDCIFCKIVKKEIPAEVLQETPDAVIIRDIHPSAPIHYLVVSKKHIPSIKEVGHENEVLIGHLIHIAKEGAEKLGLAGYKLVFNVGREGGQVIDHVHLHILGGWK
- the hisS gene encoding histidine--tRNA ligase yields the protein MPKKSKREIIRSPKGMHDILHGDIRYMEMILERAREIAEFYGFLPIKTPHLEQAGLFLRPLGETSDVVEKEMYTFRTKGGDFLALRPEGTAGIVRAYFENGMGSWPQPVKLYYEGAFFRHEKPQRGRFREFRQFGAEILGSDDAVLDALTIKIAYLILREIGFSAKDARLPDGQGPASGWKNDLLVHINSIGDKNCRPAYKKELTNYYRKKFNYLCKDCKRRLKDNPLRILDCKEKECAELKAQAPQMIERLCETCKTHFKSVLEFLDEGQIPYLLDNFLVRGFDYYGRTVFEIFLEEGKKQDGPEAAAGAAATALVGGGRYDDLASILGERPLPAVGMSLGMERIIHEMKRLEIAPAPHQEAKVFLIHIGPAAKKRSFNLMEELRAAGIKAGESISRDNLKTQLNIASKIGAKLALILGQKEAMDGSILIRDMEEGIQESVLQTKLIEKIKAKLKKK
- the lepB gene encoding signal peptidase I gives rise to the protein MEERKENAIWEFIKVIVVSLAIVLPVRTYIAQPFIVSGASMEPNFHNGEYLIIDELTYEFRPPERGEVVVFRYPLNPSEFFIKRIVGLPKETVEIENGKISVNGAAFEEPYLENSLKTAPDIKIILDEGEYFVLGDNRPHSSDSRLWGALPKNKIMGRALLRLWPIAKAGFVTDQN
- a CDS encoding aminoacyl-tRNA hydrolase; translation: MIRLILGLGNPGAEYENTRHNAGRIAARHFAEKQDYPEFTYDKKSNSLVSKKGRTAVALPETFMNKSGSAAVKLIRPKKELKELVVIHDDLDLPLGRFKISYGKSSGGHKGVESIMRALKTKNFVRIRIGISPKRKPAQKEVMKFIVGKFKPAESEIFKKINKRVSDALEVMVNGSLESAMSQFN